The following proteins are co-located in the Styela clava chromosome 15, kaStyClav1.hap1.2, whole genome shotgun sequence genome:
- the LOC120333810 gene encoding protein unc-93 homolog A-like isoform X3 yields MDSDNIINKDEAEPISVDHNLKHKNIRKIAFQFYAFALGCLLCQGTTMSVSSLQSSINIQQSIGTKTLGSSKLASVLAGLFCTPLLIRKLGYKWALVLGEAIAIIFVAANFYPVQIFASIISYGVLYGTRQELPKESATKNGTDSSIETLLGEKYENCGANDCQDPNVTISTLDKYVPPNALSIYLLMGTFCVINVFAVVVHAKFLVNVKVTDKILVSDGMPTKNGNDDVVKSKSSETFLKTLKDTLRHAKTLKQILLFPFLLYLGLHMAFIFSEMNRAFASCILGVEMVGLVLIAHDLFYILASLVSGKIIGFLGRNFTIAFAMALDISNYLFCKFWKANENTTGLVYLAFVGFGASDALWKNCSVSIYSDYFRKEREISFSVRNVCITIGVTIGYLWSPLLCVGVKIYIQLILLIVSILTYGVAEFIYKKERITNIESSDDMGNEKTKDIL; encoded by the exons ATGGATTCTGACAACATAATAAACAAGGATGAGGCAGAACCGATATCTGTTGACCATAACTTAAAGCATAAAAATATAAGGAAGATTGCATTTCAGTTTTATGCATTTGCACTGGGATGTCTACTTTGTCAAGGAACAACCATGTCCGTAAGCAGTCTGCAAAGCAGCATTAATATCCAACAAAGCATAG GTACTAAAACTCTTGGATCTTCAAAATTAGCTTCCGTATTAGCTGGACTATTTTGCACACCACTGTTAATACGCAA ACTCGGGTACAAATGGGCATTAGTTCTCGGAGAAGCTATTGCGATCATCTTCGTCGCAGCCAATTTTTATCCAG TACAGATTTTTGCAAGTATAATTAGTTACGGCGTATTATACGGCACAAGACAAGAATTGCCCAAAGAAAGTGCAACAAAGAACGGAACTGATAGCAGCATTGAAACATTGCTGggagaaaaatatgaaaactgtgGAGCGAATGACTGTCAAGATCCCAATGTTACAATCAGCACATTAGATAAATACGTTCCACCGAACGCCCTTTCTATATATCTTTTAATGGGAACGTTTTGTGTGATCAACGTTTTTGCCGTTGTCGTTCATGCGAAATTTTTGGTGAATGTCAAGGTTACAGATAAAATACTGGTATCCGACGGAATGCCCACAAAGAATGGAAACGATGATGTTGTTAAAAGTAAA AGTTCAGAGACCTTCTTAAAGACATTGAAAGATACTTTGAGGCATGCAAAAactttgaaacaaatattactATTTCCATTTTTGTTGTATCTTGGTTTACACATGGCGTTCATATTCTCGGAGATGAACAGAGCATTCGCCTCATGCATACTAGGAGTAGAAATG GTCGGATTGGTATTAATAGCTCACGACCTTTTTTATATACTTGCTTCTTTGGTATCGGGAAAAATTATTGGTTTTCTTGGACGGAATTTCACAATAGCATTTGCGATGGCACTTGACATTTCCAATTACTTGTTTTGCAAATTTTGGAAAGCAAATGAAAACACAACAGGACTGGTTTACTTGGCATTTGTGGGATTTGGCGCTTCTGATGCACTATGGAAAAACTGCTCAGTAT CTATATATTCCGACTATTTCCGGAAGGAGCGGGAAATTTCATTCAGTGTTCGAAATGTCTGCATCACAATTGGTGTCACAATCGGCTATTTGTGGAGTCCGTTACTCTGTGTTGGTgttaaaatttacattcaattaATATTACTCATTGTTTCCATATTAACATACG GTGTTGCcgaatttatttataaaaaagaaagaataacAAACATAGAATCTTCTGATGACATGGGGAACGAGAAAACAAAAGACATTTTATGA
- the LOC120333810 gene encoding protein unc-93 homolog A-like isoform X2: protein MDSDNIINKDEAEPISVDHNLKHKNIRKIAFQFYAFALGCLLCQGTTMSVSSLQSSINIQQSIGTKTLGSSKLASVLAGLFCTPLLIRKLGYKWALVLGEAIAIIFVAANFYPAPYVMIPVGILHGIGSSLVWTILPIYNLIFGQLHGSYGRKHYDYYGRKYTSQFYAILRSGRIFASIISYGVLYGTRQELPKESATKNGTDSSIETLLGEKYENCGANDCQDPNVTISTLDKYVPPNALSIYLLMGTFCVINVFAVVVHAKFLVNVKVTDKILVSDGMPTKNGNDDVVKSKVGLVLIAHDLFYILASLVSGKIIGFLGRNFTIAFAMALDISNYLFCKFWKANENTTGLVYLAFVGFGASDALWKNCSVSIYSDYFRKEREISFSVRNVCITIGVTIGYLWSPLLCVGVKIYIQLILLIVSILTYGVAEFIYKKERITNIESSDDMGNEKTKDIL from the exons ATGGATTCTGACAACATAATAAACAAGGATGAGGCAGAACCGATATCTGTTGACCATAACTTAAAGCATAAAAATATAAGGAAGATTGCATTTCAGTTTTATGCATTTGCACTGGGATGTCTACTTTGTCAAGGAACAACCATGTCCGTAAGCAGTCTGCAAAGCAGCATTAATATCCAACAAAGCATAG GTACTAAAACTCTTGGATCTTCAAAATTAGCTTCCGTATTAGCTGGACTATTTTGCACACCACTGTTAATACGCAA ACTCGGGTACAAATGGGCATTAGTTCTCGGAGAAGCTATTGCGATCATCTTCGTCGCAGCCAATTTTTATCCAG CGCCTTATGTAATGATACCGGTAGGAATTCTACACGGAATCGGGAGTTCTCTGGTTTGGACGATATTGCCAATATATAATCTAATATTCGGACAACTTCATGGTAGTTATGGGCGGAAACATTACGATTATTATGGAAGAAAATACACATCACAATTTTACGCTATTCTGCGAAGTGGAAGg ATTTTTGCAAGTATAATTAGTTACGGCGTATTATACGGCACAAGACAAGAATTGCCCAAAGAAAGTGCAACAAAGAACGGAACTGATAGCAGCATTGAAACATTGCTGggagaaaaatatgaaaactgtgGAGCGAATGACTGTCAAGATCCCAATGTTACAATCAGCACATTAGATAAATACGTTCCACCGAACGCCCTTTCTATATATCTTTTAATGGGAACGTTTTGTGTGATCAACGTTTTTGCCGTTGTCGTTCATGCGAAATTTTTGGTGAATGTCAAGGTTACAGATAAAATACTGGTATCCGACGGAATGCCCACAAAGAATGGAAACGATGATGTTGTTAAAAGTAAA GTCGGATTGGTATTAATAGCTCACGACCTTTTTTATATACTTGCTTCTTTGGTATCGGGAAAAATTATTGGTTTTCTTGGACGGAATTTCACAATAGCATTTGCGATGGCACTTGACATTTCCAATTACTTGTTTTGCAAATTTTGGAAAGCAAATGAAAACACAACAGGACTGGTTTACTTGGCATTTGTGGGATTTGGCGCTTCTGATGCACTATGGAAAAACTGCTCAGTAT CTATATATTCCGACTATTTCCGGAAGGAGCGGGAAATTTCATTCAGTGTTCGAAATGTCTGCATCACAATTGGTGTCACAATCGGCTATTTGTGGAGTCCGTTACTCTGTGTTGGTgttaaaatttacattcaattaATATTACTCATTGTTTCCATATTAACATACG GTGTTGCcgaatttatttataaaaaagaaagaataacAAACATAGAATCTTCTGATGACATGGGGAACGAGAAAACAAAAGACATTTTATGA
- the LOC120333810 gene encoding protein unc-93 homolog A-like isoform X1 yields MDSDNIINKDEAEPISVDHNLKHKNIRKIAFQFYAFALGCLLCQGTTMSVSSLQSSINIQQSIGTKTLGSSKLASVLAGLFCTPLLIRKLGYKWALVLGEAIAIIFVAANFYPAPYVMIPVGILHGIGSSLVWTILPIYNLIFGQLHGSYGRKHYDYYGRKYTSQFYAILRSGRIFASIISYGVLYGTRQELPKESATKNGTDSSIETLLGEKYENCGANDCQDPNVTISTLDKYVPPNALSIYLLMGTFCVINVFAVVVHAKFLVNVKVTDKILVSDGMPTKNGNDDVVKSKSSETFLKTLKDTLRHAKTLKQILLFPFLLYLGLHMAFIFSEMNRAFASCILGVEMVGLVLIAHDLFYILASLVSGKIIGFLGRNFTIAFAMALDISNYLFCKFWKANENTTGLVYLAFVGFGASDALWKNCSVSIYSDYFRKEREISFSVRNVCITIGVTIGYLWSPLLCVGVKIYIQLILLIVSILTYGVAEFIYKKERITNIESSDDMGNEKTKDIL; encoded by the exons ATGGATTCTGACAACATAATAAACAAGGATGAGGCAGAACCGATATCTGTTGACCATAACTTAAAGCATAAAAATATAAGGAAGATTGCATTTCAGTTTTATGCATTTGCACTGGGATGTCTACTTTGTCAAGGAACAACCATGTCCGTAAGCAGTCTGCAAAGCAGCATTAATATCCAACAAAGCATAG GTACTAAAACTCTTGGATCTTCAAAATTAGCTTCCGTATTAGCTGGACTATTTTGCACACCACTGTTAATACGCAA ACTCGGGTACAAATGGGCATTAGTTCTCGGAGAAGCTATTGCGATCATCTTCGTCGCAGCCAATTTTTATCCAG CGCCTTATGTAATGATACCGGTAGGAATTCTACACGGAATCGGGAGTTCTCTGGTTTGGACGATATTGCCAATATATAATCTAATATTCGGACAACTTCATGGTAGTTATGGGCGGAAACATTACGATTATTATGGAAGAAAATACACATCACAATTTTACGCTATTCTGCGAAGTGGAAGg ATTTTTGCAAGTATAATTAGTTACGGCGTATTATACGGCACAAGACAAGAATTGCCCAAAGAAAGTGCAACAAAGAACGGAACTGATAGCAGCATTGAAACATTGCTGggagaaaaatatgaaaactgtgGAGCGAATGACTGTCAAGATCCCAATGTTACAATCAGCACATTAGATAAATACGTTCCACCGAACGCCCTTTCTATATATCTTTTAATGGGAACGTTTTGTGTGATCAACGTTTTTGCCGTTGTCGTTCATGCGAAATTTTTGGTGAATGTCAAGGTTACAGATAAAATACTGGTATCCGACGGAATGCCCACAAAGAATGGAAACGATGATGTTGTTAAAAGTAAA AGTTCAGAGACCTTCTTAAAGACATTGAAAGATACTTTGAGGCATGCAAAAactttgaaacaaatattactATTTCCATTTTTGTTGTATCTTGGTTTACACATGGCGTTCATATTCTCGGAGATGAACAGAGCATTCGCCTCATGCATACTAGGAGTAGAAATG GTCGGATTGGTATTAATAGCTCACGACCTTTTTTATATACTTGCTTCTTTGGTATCGGGAAAAATTATTGGTTTTCTTGGACGGAATTTCACAATAGCATTTGCGATGGCACTTGACATTTCCAATTACTTGTTTTGCAAATTTTGGAAAGCAAATGAAAACACAACAGGACTGGTTTACTTGGCATTTGTGGGATTTGGCGCTTCTGATGCACTATGGAAAAACTGCTCAGTAT CTATATATTCCGACTATTTCCGGAAGGAGCGGGAAATTTCATTCAGTGTTCGAAATGTCTGCATCACAATTGGTGTCACAATCGGCTATTTGTGGAGTCCGTTACTCTGTGTTGGTgttaaaatttacattcaattaATATTACTCATTGTTTCCATATTAACATACG GTGTTGCcgaatttatttataaaaaagaaagaataacAAACATAGAATCTTCTGATGACATGGGGAACGAGAAAACAAAAGACATTTTATGA